Genomic window (Oncorhynchus masou masou isolate Uvic2021 unplaced genomic scaffold, UVic_Omas_1.1 unplaced_scaffold_1895, whole genome shotgun sequence):
aggggagggagggagggagggagggagggagggagggacagcagcagtagggagggagggagggagggagggaggggggagggagggagggagggagggagggagggatagcagCAGTAGGAGctcaggggggagggagggagggagggagggatagtagCAGTAGGagctcagggagggagggagggagggagggagggagggagggaggagggatagcaGCAGTAGGAGCTCAGGGAGGAGGGCCACAGCTGTGAGTCCCTGTAGCGTGAGATTTCCTCCCAGCATTAACAACAGCACAACATGACCTGTTTACACAAACACAGCTCAAACTACAGTAGGATACTCATGACTGGAGCAGAATGAATGGTCTGGAACTGCCTTAGGCCACTGTAGCCAATAGTCAGACGTTAAAGTACAAGGCAGCACAAGTACAGTACATTAAAATAGTCACATTCATGGTAGGGCAGTAATCATGTTCATTGAATTTGACATGGTCCCATATGAAAGACAGGCTGTATGCAACGACAGGTGTGAAAACCAGCCAACGATACATGAAGGTACGTGCACAGGTTGTCCTGTAGGTGGCAGTATTGCTACATGTTTGTTCTTGAACTCCTTAAAATTACAACCTGTGAAGGAGAATGGAttttgtcccaaatgacaccattttccctatatagtgcactacttttgaccagagccctatgatcCCTATGGACCCTGATCAAATTTAATTCACCATATAGAGacaagggtgccatttgggacgtgtgAAGGTCTTCTAAGCCTGATGTGGGATCAAAGCTTCCCCGGGTAGGGAGAACAACCTACTGCAGTGAGTTGCTAGGCAGGGCAGGAGGAGTTAGCCTTCTGGTTAGAGTTCGACAAGGTTTggactgtgactgactgactctctctctcacacacacacacacgaacacacacacacacacacacacacacacacacacacacacacacacacacttggacagATAATGAATGAAGACCTGAAGTCAGTTGAGGTGAATTCAGTTCAATGGAAGAAAATAAGGACCAGCGCTGTCAGTTTGCTTGTTGCAGGAGCTTGTTGCAGGAGCTTGTTGCAGGAGCTTGTTGAAGGAGCTTGTTGCAGGAGCTTGTTGAAGGAGCTTGTTGCAGGAGCTTGGGAAGAGAAAATACAAAGACATTCTCAACGGGTCAGAAATGAAGTGTGAAGATAAGTGGAGGAGTTAAAGTATCTAGTCCAGCCCTCAagacaaaataaatacatttatatataaatatagctTTTTTAAATTGTATCCCTTTTTtgtccccaattttgtggtatccaattggtagttacagtcttgtctcatcgctgcaactcccgtacggactcgtgagaggcgaaggtcgagagccgtcgtcctccaaacacaacccaaccaagccgcactgcttcttgacacaatgccctcttaacccggaagccatccgcaccaatgtgttggtggaaacaccgtacacctggcgaccgtgtcagcgtgcactacgcccggcctgccacaggagcgctagagcgcgatgggacaaggacatgttggtctgccaaaccctccctaacccggacaacactgagacaattgtgcgccgcttcATGGGTGTCCCAGTCACGGCCAGCTGTGAcccagcctgggattgaacccaggTATGTACACCACTGCGCCTCTCGGGAGGCCCCGCAAATTGACTTTAACAAACAATTGATCCCCCCAAAAATAACATGTCCCTCGAGCCAAAAATCCCGATGTGGCCCTCAAGTCAAAAAGTTTGCCCACCCCTGATTAACCCCTCCTGTAATCTAATGAGAGGAAGAGACTGGTTATTTTACTTGCTTTATTGTGTTAATTTACAATGAGATGAATACTGATACATATCTCTACCACGGCATCTAAaacatgccctctctctctccctctgtccctccctctctctctccctctctctctccctctctctccctctctctctctccctctgtccctcctctccctccctctgtccctcctctctccctctctctccctcctctctctctgtccctccctctctctctccctctctctctccctctgtccctccctctgtccctccctctctctctccctctgtcccctccctccctccctctctctctctctccctccctccctccctccctctccctctgtccctcctctctccctctctcccctctcatcattccaatttctccctcaatccctctctctgtcccttaaaactccctctatctctccctttgtctccctcTTGCATTTCCCTTGGATTATTGTTGGACTGTCCCTAAATGTCTCTACCAGACtctaaactctctctccctctgtctgtctcctcttctgACCCTCACTTCTACATCTCTCAAAAAACCTGACGAAGCTGTGATGAGACAGATCCTAAGCTACTCTCCCCTGTCCCACTTACTgggctccctctctccctccctccctccctccctccctccctccctccctcctccctctccaatcTACTCACACATCTTCACATCTCCACGAATATCATTCAACAATTTACCCCTCAATCTACTGTAGGATGTCCATTAAAAGAATAATATTTGATTTGTGTGGTTGCATTTCATTGGATTATTGTTGGACAAGTAAATGTGTTACCAGACATAAACTaagctatctgtctgtctcctcttctagaccacGGAACACTTCTACATCGCTGCAAAAATGACGAAGCTGTGATGAGACAGATCAGATAAGCTACAGACCAGTACCACATTACTGGGCTGTGCTATGGGGGCTTCAAcggctccctgtctgtctctgtgctctTCACTGGCTATGAAGACAGGGTGTCCCCTGTTTTGGAGTATTGGGACGTCGCcaaacctcctctttaccaggattggggtcaattccatttcaattccaatcATTTCAGGTCATCCAAAACTCAATTCCTCATTGAAAAGTATTGGAGGTCATTGGAATTGTACTTCCTGAATTGCCTGGGAATTGAAATGGTCATCCCAACTGTCTCTGCTATGTTGGTCATCATCGTCCATGGAGATATACCTGTAGTGGCATTGGTGTCCTGTCTCACCTGGACCTCTTCATCCCTTCACATGCTCAAGCTACCAGTGTtggtcatcccagtctgtctctacctaccagtgttggtcatctcagtctgtctctgcctaccagtgttggtcatcccagtctgtctctgcctaccagtgttggtcaccccagtctgtctctgcctaccagtgttggtcatcccagtctgtctctacctaccagtgttggtcatcccagtctgtctctacctaccagtgttggtcatcccagtctgtctctacctaccagtgttggtcatcccagtctgtctctacctaccagtgttggtcatcccagtctgtctctgcctaccagtgttggtcatcccagtctgtctctacctaccagtgttggtcatcccagtctgtctctacctaccagtgttggtcatcccagtctgtctctacctaccagtgttggtcatcccagtctgtctctgcctaccagtgttggtcatcccagtctgtctctacctaccagtgttggtcatcccagtctgtctctgcctaccagtgttggtcatcccagtctgtctctgcctaccagtgttggtcatcccagtctgtctctgcctaccagtgttggtcatcccagtctgtctctacctaccagtgttggtcatcccagtctgtctctacctaccagtgttggtcatcccagtctgtctctgcctaccagtgttggtcatcccagtctgtctctgcctaccagtgttggtcatcccagtctgtctctgcctaccagtgttggtcatcccagtctgtctctgcctaccagtgttggtcatcccagtctgtctctgcctaccagtgttggtcatcccagtctgtctctacctaccagtgttggtcatcccagtctgtctctacctaccagtgttggtcatcccagtctgtctctgcctaccagtgttggtcatcccagtctgtctctacctaccagtgttggtcatcccagtctgtctctgcctaccagtgttggtcatcccagtctgtctctgcctaccagtgttggtcatcccagtctgtctctacctaccagtgttggtcatcccagtctgtctctacctaccagtgttggtcatcccagtctgtctctacctaccagtgttggtcatcccagtctgtctctacctaccagtgttggtcatcccagtctgtctctacctaccagtgttggtcatcccagtctgtctctgcctaccagtgttggtcatcccagtctgtctctacctaccagtgttggtcatcccagtctgtctctacctaccagtgttggtcatcccagtctgtctctacctaccagtgttggtcatcccagtctgtctctacctaccagtgttggtcatcccagtctgtctctacctacCAGTGAGAAGACAAGTCTGTTTTCCAGTCAGACTCATCctaatctctcgtggacagactACGTAACATAAATGGTAGCTGGCACCAGATTCTCCTTCTGGGTTTGCCGAGCTCAGCCTCATCCTTACCCCTAAGGCCTTGTAAGTTATACTTGGTCGGTAACAGTGCTTCAGTGAGTCCTTGTCCCAGGGTTTGAGGACAGATAGAGTGATCTGATTGGTCAGTCTGTTATCTGATAGTCTCTGACTGAAGAGGGAGTACAGAGCAGGGTACAGGGTACTGTGaaatcatccatccatccaccccagcTCTGAGCCACTGCCTACTTCCACAGGAAATACTGTATgctgacatgtgtgtgtgtgtgtgtgcatctctctgtgtctacctgtctctctagcGAGCATTAGCATTATACAGTATAGGATATGTATGACAGCCAGCGACTACAGGGGGGTCACAGTGGTACAGTCCAGCAGGGTCAGTAGTAGTCTTCATAGTTCTTAGGGTTGAGGCAGTAGAGGATCCCCCCGCCGAAGGAGAAAATGGTAGCGCCCCAGGCCAGGCCGTAACCCCAGTTGAACTCGTGGTATATGCTCATGCTGATGGTCTCAGTGAACTTGATGGGGTAGAGGACCAGACTGCAGCCCTGCAACACCACTGgagcagagggaaacagaggacaTCTCATAAGAATATGTATATTGAAGAGgtagagatacagtgccttgcgaaagtattcggcccccttgaactttgcgaccttttgccacatttcaggcttcaaacataaagatataaaactgtatttttttgtgaagaatcaacaacaagtgggacacaatcatgaagtggaacgacatttattcctccttgcaaaacagctcgagctcagtgaggttggatggagagcatttgtgaacagcagttttcagttctttccacagattctcgattggattcaggtctggactttgacttggccattctaacacctggatatgtttatttttgaaccattccattgtagattttgctttatgttttggatcattgtcttgttggaagacaaatctccgtcccagtctcaggtcttttgcagactccatcaggttttcttccagaatggtcctgtatttggctccatccatcttcccatcaatttgaaccatcttccctgaccctgctgaagaaaagcaggcccaaaccatgatgctgccaccaccatgtttgacagtggggatggtgtggtcagggtgatgagctgtgttgcttttacgccaaacataaagctttgcattgttgccaaaaatagTTCAatatttggtttcatctgaccagatcaccttcttctacatgtttggtgtgtctcccaggtggcttgtggcaaactttaaacgacactttttatggatatctttaagaaatggctttcttcttgccactcttccataaaggccagatttgtgcaatatacgactgattgttgtcctatggacagagtctcccacctcagctgtagatctctgcagttcatccagagtgatcatgggcctcttggctgcatctctgatcagtcttctccttgtatgagctgaaagtttagagggacggccaggtcttggtagatttgcagtggtctgatactccttccatttcaatattatcgcttgcacagtgctccttgggatgtttaaagcttgggaaatctttttgtatccaagtccggctttaaacttcttcacaacagtatctcggacctgcctggtgtgttccttgttcttcatgatgctctctgcgcttttaacggacctctgagactatcacagtgcaggtgcatttatacggagacttgattacacacaggtggattgtatttatcatcattagtcatttaggtcaacattgtatcattcagagatcctcactgaacttctggagagagtttgctgcactgaaagtaaaggggctgaataattttgcacgcccaatttttcagtttttgatttgttaaaaaagtttgaaatatccaataaatgtcgttccacttcatgattgtgtcccacttgctgttgattcttcacaaaaaatacagttttatatctttatgtttgaagcctgaaatgtggcaaaaggtcgcaaagttcaagggggccgaatactttcgcaaggcactgtatatgcatattACTTATGAATTAACTGTCTAACAAGGAATTTGATATCAGAAGATAGAGAcaaataattgtgtgtgtgtgtgtgtgtgtgtgtgtgtgtgtgtgtgtgtgtgtgtgtgtgtgtgtgtgtgtgtgtgcgcgcacgcgtgcgtgcgtgttcacCTGCAGCGAACAGCATGACAGCGACAGGTCTGTTGAAGCGTCTCCGAGAGCCGATACACACTGACACCAGGACCACCAGGAAGGAGAGCAGGACCAGAGCAGCTCCGCCTAGCAACAAGGACAGGGTGGCGATCTGCCAGTCtagaagagagagaatacataTATAGTTAAggaaagaggtagaggagggaaaagagaggggaggagcatacgagagaaatggagggagaaggggatgggagacagagagggaaggagatatagaggacagagagggaagggagatagaggacagagagggaaggagagatagaggacagagagggaaggaaagatagaagacagagagggggaaggagagtagAAGacaagagggaagggagagatagaggacagagggaaggagagagggagacagaagggaaggagagatagaagacagagagggaaggagagatagaagaCAGAGTtaagggaaggagagatagaggacagagagggaaggagagatagaggacagaTTGGGGGGATATCAGGTGGTATAAacaagagggagggacagcaagTTGtcagagggaaatggagagggaacagcaagagagaagaaagaggggagagagaaagagagaagggagagagggggagagataaaggacagagaggggtagggagaaagaggagagagaggggagagggagacaaagaaagAGGGGAAGCGAGaaaaggacagagagggggggagagaaaggggggataaagagaggggggagagagagagacagagaaatggaggagggaaaaaggagagaggggaaagagggggagagagagagagacagagaaagagggggagggagaaaaggagagaggggagagagagaaagagggggagggagagaggggggagagagagagacagagaaagagggggagggagaaaaggagagaggggatagagagaaagagggggagggagagaggggggagagagagacagagaagaggaggagggagaaaagggagaggggggagagagagaaagagggggagggagagagcgaatgagggggagggggagaaagagggtgggggggagaaaaagagggggagggagagagaaagagggtgagggagagagaaagagggtgagggagagagaagagaaagagggtgaggggagagagagggggtcagatAGACACGCTGACCCGcatctcactgacacacatcGTTGACTAAAGATTGTTGGCATGTTACCAGAATCAATCTGCCATCATCTCAACCAACCCCACTAACAACATACAGGCAAGGCAACATCTGcaccccacccacaaccccaccaacaactaccccacccacaaccccaccaccatctacaccccacccacaaccccaaccccaccaacatctacaccccacccaccaccccaaccccaccaccatctacaccccacccacaaccccaaccccaccaccatctacaccccacccacaaccccaaccccaccaccatctacaccccacccacaaccccaaccccaccaccatctacaccccacccacaaccgcaaccccaccaccatctacaccccagccacaaccccaaccccaccaacatctacaccccacccacaaccccaaacccaccaccatctacaccccacccacaaccccaaccccaccaacatctacaccccacccacaaccccaaccccaccaacatctacaccccacccacaatcccaccaacatctacaccccacccacaaccccaaccccaccaacatctacaccccacccacaaccccatccccaccaacatctacacctcacccacaaccccaaccccaccaacatctacaccccacccacaaccccaccaacaTCTACACCTCACCCACAACCCAACCCCACCAACAtctacaccccacccacaaccccaaccccaccaacatctacaccccacccacaaccccatccccaccaacatctacacctcacccacaaccccaaccccaccaacatctacaccccacccacaaccccaccaacatctacaccccacccacaaccccaaacccaccaccatctacaccccacccacaaccccaaccccaccaacatctacaccccacccacaaccccaACCCCACCAACATCTACACCCCCACCCACAATCCCACCAACAtctacaccccacccacaaccacaaccccaccaacatctataccccacccacaaccccaccaacatctacaccccacccacaaccccaaccccaccaacatctacaccccacccacaaccccatccccaccaacatctacacctcacccacaaccccaaccccaccaacatctacaccccacccacaaccccaccaacatctacacctcacccacaaccccaaccccaccaacatctataccccacccacaaccccaccaacatctataccccacccacaaccccaaccccaccaacatctataccccacccacaaccccaccaacatctataccccacccacaaccccaaccccaccaacatctacacctcacccacaaccccaaccccaccaac
Coding sequences:
- the LOC135532528 gene encoding transmembrane protein 47-like, with the protein product MSSSVSETEEVRVSALTPLKLVGLVCVFLALCLDVGAVMSPAWVTADDQYCFSLWEACWKAASSEIWQCNSTLEADWQIATLSLLLGGAALVLLSFLVVLVSVCIGSRRRFNRPVAVMLFAAVVLQGCSLVLYPIKFTETISMSIYHEFNWGYGLAWGATIFSFGGGILYCLNPKNYEDYY